The following are encoded in a window of Scophthalmus maximus strain ysfricsl-2021 chromosome 6, ASM2237912v1, whole genome shotgun sequence genomic DNA:
- the cept1b gene encoding choline/ethanolaminephosphotransferase 1b, translating into MSTTGQQQGGGLRSRRALGRDKDPGPGVGMEAACWLAPGVLRRLIELPSPPLSRHQLKRLEEHRYSSAGRSLLEPLMQCYWEWLVGRVPSWIAPNLITIVGLATNVFTTLVLIYYCPTATEQAPLWAYVLCAVGLFIYQSLDAIDGKQARRTNSSSPLGELFDHGCDSLSTVFIVLGTSIAVQMGTNPDWMFFCCFAGMFMFYCAHWQTYVSGTLRFGIIDVTEVQIFIIIMYLLAAVGGSALWQSMIPVLNIQMKMIPAIFTFLGAIFSCTNYFRVIFTGGVGKNGSTIAGTSVLSPVLHIGSVIILAMMIYKKSAVQLFEKHPCLYILAFGFVSAKITNKLVVAHMTKSEMHLHDLAFLGPGLLFLDQYFNSFIDEYLVLWIALIISFFDLVRYCVSVCNQIACHLHIFVFKIKPCSLLSTAPH; encoded by the exons ATGAGCACCACGGGGCAGCAGCAAGGGGGGGGCCTGCGTTCCCGCCGAGCCCTTGGCCGGGACAAGGACCCTGGGCCGGGCGTCGGCATGGAGGCGGCCTGCTGGCTTGCCCCCGGAGTGCTGCGCAGGCTGATCGAGCTGCCCTCACCCCCCCTGTCCCGACACCAGCTCAAGAGGCTGGAGGAGCACAG GTACAGCAGTGCGGGACGTTCCCTGCTCGAGCCTCTCATGCAGTGTTACTGGGAATGGTTGGTGGGTCGAGTCCCCTCCTGGATCGCCCCCAACTTGATCACCATCGTCGGCCTGGCCACCAATGTCTTCACCACCCTGGTGCTCATCTACTACTGCCCGACGGCCACCGAGCAG gctccTCTCTGGGCGTACGTGTTGTGTGCGGTGGGTCTGTTCATCTACCAGTCACTGGACGCCATCGACGGGAAGCAGGCGAGACGCACCAATAGCAGCTCTCCGCTGGGCGAGCTGTTTGACCACGGCTGCGACTCCCTCTCCACCG TGTTTATAGTGCTGGGAACCAGTATAGCAGTGCAAATGGGCACCAACCCGGACTGGATGTTCTTCTGCTGCTTCGCCGGGATGTTCATGTTCTACTGTGCCCACTGGCAAACATACGTGTCAGGAACACTGCGGTTCGGCAT CATTGATGTGACTGAGGTGCAAATCTTCATAATAATCATGTACTTGCTGGCCGCCGTGGGAGGATCTGCTTTGTGGCAGTCAATG ATTCCGGTCCTAAACATCCAGATGAAAATGATTCCTGCCATCTTCACTTTTTTAGGAGCCATCTTCTCCTGCACCAACTACTTCAGAGTTATTTTCACAGGGGGTGTGGGCAAGAACGGATCCACGATAGCA GGAACCAGCGTCCTCTCTCCCGTCTTACATATTGGCTCAGTTATAATTTTGGCCATGATGATTTACAAGAAGTCGGCTGTCCAGCTCTTCGAGAAACATCCGTGTCTTTACATCCTGGCGTTTGGCTTCGTCTCGGCTAAAATCACCAATAAATTAGTT GTAGCACATATGACAAAAAGTGAGATGCATCTTCACGACTTAGCCTTCCTGGGGCCGGGGCTGTTGTTCCTGGATCAGTATTTCAATAGTTTTATTGACGAGTACCTGGTGCTCTGGATTGCGTTG